In Candidatus Thermoplasmatota archaeon, the genomic stretch AATCGGGTGGCGCGAAGGGCAAGAAGGCCGCGAAGGCCCCGAAGCCGAAGCCGAAGGGCATGATCTACCTCGGGCCCGCCGGGGTCCCGCTCTCCTGCAAGGGGCGCACGACGCTCGAGGGCGTCCAGCACGTCCAGGAGCTCGGCCTCAACGCGATGGAGATCCAGTTCGTCCGCGGCATCCGCATGGACGAAGAGTACGCGCTCGAGGTCGGCGAGCTCGCGAAGCAGCTCGGCGTGCGCCTGAGCGTGCACGCGCCCTACTACACGAACATCTGCGCGGACGACCCGAAGACCATCGAGAAGTCGATGGACAAGATCGCGATGTCAGGCTACTTCGCGGACATCCTCAAGGCCGATACCGTCGTGTGCCACGCCGGCTTCTACACGACGATGGGCAAGGAGGAGACGTACGAGAAGGCCGTCGAGTCCGCGACGATGCTGCGCGACTACTTCCACGACAACAAGTTCAGCTGCCGCCTCGGCATCGAGGTCATGGGCAAGCAGCAGACCTTCGGCGAGCTCGACCAGATCGTCTCGCTCTGCCAGGACGTCGAGGGCATCATTCCGGTCCTCGACTTTTCGCACATCCACGCGCGCTCGAACGGCGGCCTCAAGACGAAGGAGGATTTCGAG encodes the following:
- a CDS encoding TIM barrel protein, with product MSSSKSGGAKGKKAAKAPKPKPKGMIYLGPAGVPLSCKGRTTLEGVQHVQELGLNAMEIQFVRGIRMDEEYALEVGELAKQLGVRLSVHAPYYTNICADDPKTIEKSMDKIAMSGYFADILKADTVVCHAGFYTTMGKEETYEKAVESATMLRDYFHDNKFSCRLGIEVMGKQQTFGELDQIVSLCQDVEGIIPVLDFSHIHARSNGGLKTKEDFEKVFDKVEPLGLDHLHAYFTGVKYSNFNELNHVPIKKGDLDFNPLVEVILDRALDITVISNSPIVEHDAMYMKIMLERVLERRAIGLPSVYKVPAVGGGRA